In Phragmites australis chromosome 17, lpPhrAust1.1, whole genome shotgun sequence, the following are encoded in one genomic region:
- the LOC133897300 gene encoding uncharacterized protein LOC133897300, protein MAWVLLAFKMCLKDVFIHDPLYKWPLSSLKALQRQKCFYQDEITQRLRKIQRPDEEKEEWKETDDTDSYLDYSQKVCEGNKDAAVLCSVLNRSWMDMKAVHQTFF, encoded by the exons ATGGCATGGGTATTACTGGCGTTCAAGATGTGTTTAAAAGAT GTTTTCATCCATGATCCTCTGTACAAATGGCCCCTCTCATCACTGAAAGCTTTACAACGTCAAAAG TGTTTTTATCAAGATGAGATCACCCAAAGGCTAAGAAAAATCCAAAGACCTgatgaagaaaaggaagaatggAAG GAAACAGATGATACTGATTCATATTTGGATTACTCCCAAAAGGTTTGTGAGGGCAACAAAGATGCAGCTGTGCTGTGCTCCGTGTTAAATAGAAGTTGGATGGATATGAAGGCTGTTCACCAAACTTTTTTCTAA